The following coding sequences are from one Pyxidicoccus xibeiensis window:
- a CDS encoding alpha/beta fold hydrolase — MERFIEVAEGVSLWVESRGPEDAPAILLIMGSTASGLVWPDALVDALARKHRVIRYDHRDTGASTWAFDRVPYSATRMAEDALAILDALGIERAHVVGLSLGGFLVQWLLVAHPERLLSATVLGAPALEGAPARANVTARAPIAPELYAFWGQMFEPREREAQIEWRVENWRRLNGKVIPFDAEEFRALERRIIAHAGRHDTSTAHARADPSGLARGAELAHVTVPTLVIATPEDPTNPESNSRFLAATLPRSTLVRIDGMGHAIPRAVVPPLAAALLGHIETVGIR, encoded by the coding sequence ATGGAACGCTTCATCGAGGTCGCCGAGGGAGTCTCGCTCTGGGTCGAGTCACGGGGTCCGGAGGATGCTCCCGCCATTCTGCTCATCATGGGCTCCACCGCCTCGGGGCTGGTCTGGCCCGACGCGCTCGTGGACGCGCTGGCCCGGAAGCACCGGGTCATCCGCTATGACCACCGGGACACAGGCGCATCCACCTGGGCTTTCGACAGGGTCCCCTACTCCGCCACCCGGATGGCCGAGGACGCACTGGCCATCCTCGATGCGCTCGGCATCGAGCGTGCGCACGTCGTAGGCCTGTCGCTGGGAGGGTTTCTGGTGCAGTGGCTCCTGGTCGCCCATCCCGAGCGGCTGCTCAGCGCGACGGTCCTCGGGGCGCCCGCCCTCGAAGGCGCGCCCGCCCGCGCCAACGTGACGGCGCGCGCCCCCATCGCCCCTGAGCTGTACGCGTTCTGGGGCCAGATGTTCGAGCCGCGGGAGCGCGAGGCGCAGATTGAATGGCGGGTCGAGAACTGGCGCAGGCTCAACGGCAAGGTGATTCCCTTCGACGCCGAGGAGTTCCGCGCACTCGAGCGGCGCATCATCGCCCACGCCGGCCGTCACGACACGTCGACTGCCCATGCGCGGGCCGACCCCTCCGGGCTGGCGCGTGGGGCGGAGCTCGCGCACGTCACCGTGCCCACGCTCGTCATCGCCACCCCAGAGGACCCCACCAACCCCGAGTCCAACTCGCGGTTCCTCGCGGCGACCCTGCCGCGCTCGACCCTGGTGCGAATCGACGGGATGGGACACGCCATTCCACGTGCCGTCGTGCCCCCGCTCGCGGCGGCGCTCCTGGGCCACATCGAGACCGTGGGCATTCGTTGA
- a CDS encoding helix-turn-helix transcriptional regulator, translating to MLRPIQESFFEQRALERTYRAHDVSTVRVVEPHYLLLSWPAWFLLGWDHLRGAVRMLRVDRIESARLTESTFRVRSSKSMRATIDDIFAAL from the coding sequence GTGCTCCGCCCCATCCAGGAGTCGTTCTTCGAGCAACGCGCGCTGGAGCGGACCTACCGCGCGCACGACGTGAGCACGGTGCGCGTCGTGGAGCCGCACTACCTCCTGCTCAGCTGGCCCGCCTGGTTCCTGCTCGGCTGGGACCACCTGCGAGGGGCCGTGCGCATGCTCCGCGTCGACCGCATCGAGTCGGCGCGCCTCACCGAGTCGACGTTCCGCGTGCGGAGCTCGAAGTCGATGCGCGCCACGATTGACGACATCTTCGCCGCGCTCTGA